The window GTAGTGAGGTGTTTCTAGGATTTCAGTGTGTCATGGAACATGATGAGACTTTCAGTATGTCATAGGATGCGAAGAAAGGTAGTGAGGTGTGTCTAGGATTTCAGTGTGTCATGGAACATGATGAGACTTTCAGTATGTCATAGGATGCGAAGAAAGGTAGTGAGGTGTGTCTAGGATTTCAGTATGTCACAGGAAATGAATTTGGACCATGGGAAACAGTTCTGCCTGTAATAGAAGGCTGGCAAAGCTCCTTCGAGAGATATCATATGACATGTCAGAGAATGAGGCACAATCTTCCATATGACATGTCAGAGAGTGAGGCACAATCTTCCATATGACATGTCAGAGAGTGAGGCACTATCTTCCTCATTtatgcaaagaaataaaacccTCAATTATGATAAAAACTTTTAGTAAGTGAACGTTGGGATAAAGAAGACCTGGTTGAGTCTAGGGAATAGTCATATGCAACCTGGACTGTACAGAATGAGCATATTAAACAAATGAGCATTTTATTTTCCTCAGGGACAATTCACGAAGAAAATGAAGCCTGGAAACTACACAAAAGtgacagaattcatccttttggGGTTAACAGATGATCCTATACTTTGTGTTGTCTTCTTTGTGCTTTTTCTTGTAATCTACATTGTCACTTTAGTAGGAAATATCAGCATAATTAATTTAGTAAGAAATTGTCCTCAACTCCATACCCCCATGTACCTGTTCCTTAGCCATCTGGCTTTTGTTGACATTGGCTACTCCACATCAGTTACACCTATAATGCTCATAGGATTTATTGTGCATGGAACAGCCCTTCCTGTACATGGCTGTGAAGCCCAACTCTGTTCTGTTGTGACTTTTGGGACAGCTGAGTGTTTCCTGCTGGCTGCCATGGCCTATGATCGATATGTAGCTATCTGCTCACCCCTACTCTACTCTACACATATGTCACCCCAGATCTGCTTTCTCTTAGTTGGGGCTTCCTATGTGGGTGGCTGTGTGAATGCTTGGACATTTACAGGTTGCTTGCTAAGTATATCTTTCTGTGGAGCAAATCAGATAGATCACTTCTTCTGTGACTTCTCCCCTTTGTTGAAACTGTCCTGCTCAGATGTCTCCATTATTGGAATAATCCCCTCGATCTCTGCTGGATCCATCATTGTAGTGACAGTGTTTGTCATAGCTGTCTCCTACATATACATCCTCATCACCATCCTCAAGATGCGCTCCACCGAGGGCCGCCACAAGGCCTTCTCCACATGTACCTCCCACCTCACTGCAGTCACTCTCTACTATGGGACCATCACCTTCATTTATGTGATGCCTAAGTCTAGTTACTCAACTAAGCAAAACAGGGTGGTATCTCTGTTCTACACAGTGGTGATCCCCATGTTGAATCCCCTCATCTACAGTTTGAGGAACAGAGATGTAAAGGAGGCCCTGAGGAAGGCGACTTTAAGAATATATTCATAGAGTCTGTTCATTGAAgagacataaatattttatttatacatgttACTCTCAGCATCAaacacagggtatttaaattaacatcttgtttttttttctaaatctcacTTTTAATATTTGTTCATTTAGAGGCTAtcttaaagtctttaaaatttttttgtattaagTACGGAATTCCTACAGATGTCAataaattttccttttcaaaattcaTGTACTAAACAACAGTTTGCCTTTGTTGTGTGCCATATTGCTCTAAATTTATTCTACATACAAAAACAATAATGCAGTGAAATGACatcattagttttattttacaaataacttATCTAAGAAGGTAGTTAGATTATCACACTTAGGTACATAAGTAGTTATTAGATTAACATTGAGAACCTGCTTCTAAAATCTCTACTTCTACAATTAATTTTTACAATAAGTCTGCTGACCTGGCATTAAAATCTTCCCCTAATTCACAGATGAGAAATATCAGTGAGAAACTGGTCTGCAAGAGATCAAATAGTTTATCCAATCAGTGTGTATTCAAGGCTGTTAATTCTTTCATCGTCTGTATTTATACTCTCTCTCCACATTCAGTACAGTGACCTGGACACTGAAAATGATGTGAGGGACTGGATCAAAGATACACTGCATCAGTCTTTTAGAGAAACCATGTACAGAGATATTCTATGTTATACTAACACTGGGGGAAGTATAAATCTTGGAAAATTCGACTTATTCCcattataaattcatttttatgtttagatAATTGGATCTTGAAGTTTAATCAAACATCTTTAAACCGTCATATTTTCTTGGGCCTATAACTGTAAAGTAAAACTTGCGGGCAAAAGAAGGACATTTGTCACAGACCATACAGCATACTTTTTTCTTGTGGAAGGGACTATATTTTGTAGATGTATGATGTTTATTAGGAAAGAGTGGGACAAATTTAATATAATATGGTACTTCAAATTAAATGCTGTAACAACTGATTATGGCACCAGAAAGGCTGATTCAGATTCCAACTATTATTCCTCAGTGTGATAAGGTAAAAGATATTAGGTCTTGGAGATACTTTTAAGTATCCAGTCAAATGGAAATTATTTATAATTCACTACTGAGTGAAACCCTACAGTACATCTCAATGAAAGATTCTAAGCAAGACTGAAAGGAAACAAGGTAAATTAAATGCAGAAAGATATGAGGTACTGCATAGGAATTTCATGTTTCATTTTTCATAGtttaatactttatttaaaattcagaaacactgaaaataaaattaggcCATGAAAATGGATCACTGAGCAGAAGTGCTTACCACCATGTTTGATGAGCTGAATTCATACACATAGATAAACACAAAgttaaagtgaaaaaataaacataaagaaaatggaaaatataggGAAAGAATTGACACACATTGATGCTCAAATATCACATTTGATCTATCAGGCAATGTACAAAAGTCTGTATTTCCCTTTTGGGTAGTTGGCCTGAAATTCCACTTCTTAGCTATGGAGGAGAGTGCTATAGTCAAATAGAGGTATGTGACCTAGGAATGATAGGCTTTCTCTCTTTAGACAAGCATCTTTCATTTCACTGAGGTACATGTTCTCCTAGTGTTGTTTGAGATAATTCAATTCAGCTTGACTGTTTACTGAGCATTTATTAAGCAACAGGTATTGTGCAGATACCAAAATGCTCAAATACTCATATGACTCCAAGTTATTACAAAATCATATAAACCCATGTGTTTCCTTTTctagaggaatttttttttgaaaaaaaaaatttccgcttcctccccgcctcccatttccctcctcctcctcccgcccctctccccctccctccactcctcttctcctccctctccagtccaaagagcagtcagggttccctgccttgtggaaagtccaaggtcctcccccctccatccaggtctaggaaggtgaacatcaaaactgtctaggctcccacaaagccagaacatgaagtaggatcaaaaccccgtgccattgcccttggcctctcgtcagctctcattgtccgccatgttcagagtccggttttatcccatgctttttcagttagagtccagctggccttggtgagctcccaatagatcggccccactgtctcagtgggtgggtgcaccccttgtggtcctgacttccttgttcatgttctccctccttctgctcctcattaggaccttgggagctcagtccggtgctccagtgtgggtctctgtctctatctccatccattgctagatgaaggttctatggcgatatgcaagatattcatcagtatggctataggataggttcatttcaggttccctatcctcaggtgcccaaggaactaactggggacattgccctgggcacctggtagccactccaagtttaagtctcttgccaacccttaggtggctcccttaagtaagatatgagtttccctgctctgcTTAAGTTTAAATGTAGAAGGTATAACAAAAAGCACTATGTGCAAGGGAGTTGTATTTTTCTTAAGCAGTATTCAAGcccttttcaaaagaaatagagTATACAAACAAAATGTTACAATATGACTAGATAAAAAGCAAGCTTAGGGCAATGGAGGTGTAAGAAACCACATCAGAAAAAGGAGATTGTCCAGAAGTCATGGGAATGGTCAACCAATGACTGATAGAGCTTGAGACACATACCATGAGATGCAgtccacccctgacactgcctaAAGTGCTACAGTCTAGaggctggacagcccagagacctaggatagaactaaACCAGACTGATAAAAAGTCAATGACCTTAGAATTTAGACCTTAGAACTTtagttatataaataaaaaattcctgAGCATAAAGATTAACCTCCCCATAAAcactgaattatttatttctgaggTCAAGTTGTTCAACTAAATTTTACATTCAGTTTTCTGAATTTTACATTAGTACTAGCTGCACTTGGATAATTGAGAAATTATGTTAATGACCAAAAAGaataattaatttatatatcTGTGAagttttcttgctctctctcaacaTGATTGAGGCTAGGttacaaagaagtcaggaaaaggGCTCCAAAAACCTGTGGTCTTTATCTTCATGACCCAAAATACTTTCTGGCATATTGTGTCAGAGATTGGAATTGCTTTACTGGTAGACACAGGATAATCACTGAAGCATCCATTCTATCAAGATGTTGAatgtttattatattataaaagcAAATATACACTAAAAGCATTCtaccaaataaaataattgtgATGAAGTTGGTATTTTAGTAAATAGTAAAGTAGAAAAAgtatcaacattttaaaatttagaatgtgGTAGAGAAGCATAAATAGAATTGTTATCAGTGGCAAAGTTAGGTGTGGTGGGATGGATGGTATTAGCTAGCAATGAAATTCCCATTGGGCAAGTGATATTTGAGCAGGAAATAGAGAAGGTATTGTAGGTAtcgaaaatgggaaaaaaagattcCAAATGGAAAATAACAAGTTCACAACTCCTGAtaatctaaagaaataaaaagcatgtcAGGGTAATCCAAGAAGAGACTCATGGAAGATAGAAGAGATTCTGGATTCTATTCTAAAGAGTatggaataaattaaaatttgaaaataggTGTGACATAATTTGaccataattttaaatatcatatgtgTAGTATAGGAAATTTGTCTTGTGAACCCTACAAGCTAACCAAAGTGGCAAGACATGCCAACTGGTACTATAGCGGCACAGATGTCATGAGAGTAAGCAACTACTTACTGACTGTAACTAAGACTAGctccatgagatgaaacccataGTTATCACTACTATTAGAGACAAATCCTATTGAGGACAGGTAGTAGGCCCTATGGAAGAGCCTACCACTATTATCCTGTTGACTTCAAATGGTATTAAACTCCATTGGAATGATTTAACATTATACATTAGTACATTATACATTAGTATCTCTCCCAATCCTTATCAGCATAGGTTCTTTTTGCAgaagatggtgattaacacacaACTTGTCAATGTGTAGAGAATTGGAGGCTGAAATTCTCAGCTCCAAATGGAACAACTAATTCATATCTCCATCTTTCCAATCTCAAGAATCATTGAGAGAGAGTGGGTAAAAGACTGCAAGGGCCAGAGTTGGTAGATGCCTACAAAAAAAGCATAGTTTTGAGGACACAAGCAGAATGGTTATAGATGTAAACTCATGGTAGCTGTGTCAGTATGTACAAGCTCAAAAGAGACAAAATATCAGCATGGGGAATAGATGTGTCTATAAAGTCCATTCATAATTGAGGAGTTATTATGAACTAATATCTGCCAGATGATGAACAGTTAGTGGCCGCTGGTAGGCCAGCCATGGTTCAGTAGATTCCAATACAACTAAGTGTATACAGTCAGCACAAGTATTAATTGACAAAAAATATATGGGGTTGGATGTGTAGGAGAGGGAAATATAGGATTGAGAGTagttggggagagggagaaagattatcaaaatatattgtataagattttcaaagatacatttaaaaatacaaataaaataaaaggtttttttaattAGGGGAAAGAGAAGGTGGGGGAGAAAGGAGTAACAAGAAGGTTAACAACCAAAACTGAGATCACTGTGACAGCCACTATTACATAGTTTTACAACTACTGTTAAGAAAATCTTTTCCTGACAAGCTGTGTCTTCAGAGCACCCTTAATCTCAGTATTCCTGAGGCTGGTAAATTAGGGGTTTTGACATGAAGATCCCCACCATGCAGAACAAGACGTCACCTTTTTGATCAGTGGAGTAGCTGAACTTGGGCATCATATAAATGAATATGATGGTCCATAGAAGAGAGTGACTGCAATGAGGTGAGAGGCGCAGGTGGAGAAGGTTTTATGGTAACCCTTAGTGGAGTGCATCTTGAGGATGGTAATGAATATATAGGAATAGGAGACAGCACTGACAAACACTGTGATCACAGTAACTGAGTCAGAGCAAATGAGGTACAGCTTCAGGGACACTGGCAACAGAACTGGAGAGTTCCCCCAAAGaagcaaaatcacagaaaaaaaaagattgattctATTTGgttcacaagaaaagaaaagaaaagaaaagaaaagaaaagaaaagaaaagaaaaaggaaacagtggCAAAGTAAGCATCAAGTAAAGCCCCTATATAAGATCCTACAACCAACTGGTTATAAATTTGTGTGGATATTTTGGAGAATAAAGCAGTGAGTTGCAGATTGCCATGAAATGATCATAAGCCATGGCAGCCACATAAAGAATTCAACTGACCCAAAGAAATCAGATATACCAACCTGCATGCCACATGCAAGATAGGATATTGTACTTCTCTCTACCAGGAAGCTGACAGCATATTCTATGTGAGAGATGAGACACCTATGTCAATAGAAAGTAAGtgactgataaaaaaaaaagtatgtgggATGATGGAGCTGGGAGGAGATTCTGATGAGAAGGATGTTGCTGACCTTTCCAGACACGGTCACCAGGTAGATGCACAGGATGATGGTGAAGAGGATGGGTCATCTGTTAAGCCTAATAAAATACACTCTGTCACTACAGTGTGAAGAAAACTATGGGACACTGTGACTGCTTGAAAAACACAGCTGTGATGGACACATTACAGGAAGGAATTTATAAattcaatttatttaataaatacatggagaGCATTGAAATCTAATATATTATTCAAAAATTGTTTCAATAACAGATGCTTATTCACAGTTTTCACTGTTTATACAATTGTGTGAATTTAGGCCTTCAAAATTGTTTAATGAGAAATGCTAGAAATATGTTATAAATAATCTGcaattatcacatttatttataataaaacataatcatcATTAAagttaatatgtaaaatattagaATTTACTTGGGAAAATGACTTTTCAGGTAGAGGTTCTCACTACCATTCCTAAATGTGACAGCAAGAGTGTGATTTCTGGAGCTCACATGGTGGGAGAAGATATCCAACTATTGAATGCTATCCTTtggcatacatgtacatatgccaAAGACATATATGGTATGTCTTCTGCACAATTCTcttcacacaaataaacaaataaatattgcctggagagatggctcaggggttaagagcactgactcttcttccagagtacctgggttccattcacagcactcacatggtggctcacagctctctgtaactcgagttccagaggatccaatgccggCATCTAGACATACATTAAGGTAAAgatagttataaaataaaaaataaaaaataaaaaaaataagccacataaaaattaaaaaaaatcacaaagggtctggattatgtattttattgtgttttctttaagatttttgactgtgaaagagctaagtatagagagacatttcattatatgggcttccaagataaaccagaatggatatcataagggtattatgatttcagaatttgggtctaagggtatgatgctttggagagagggtcttcttttgttttcacagaggatgagaccctgtggattgcttctatcccaatatggtatgatagaccacgtcctcctgaaaagttgctgtgaacaccctcacaAAATTACTTCGCtgaactgccaactgagatgaccctggcacacaggttacaccataaaagatctgattaacagtgcccctgtacagcaggaagaagtttggagaggaataactatgtccatattcccaaatattgtttataattttttttacatttaaaggaagatatgctatagatatgaataatttgcattggtatggattttaaggtcaattttcttatatgtatatgtatttctgatcttgactaaggtattgtgattgtgtagttcatttaaaaatgtaatgtataattagggaATATAGGTTGCTAacggataatcatcgataatagtaaagcttgtagtcatgttagttagattatATATAGAgacatttcagttagataggcattcttcatatctttcaaagactgcagaatatggcatttaaaatgttttaataacttagggtttttcatgacaatgagacatgtctgctcctggcaacaccaatctacttcaagaggaagatgggcattgaagaggctacttatggagtttgttaaccatttggataagaaattgctcttgcctggactgttgcataaactgaacacagagaacccgcagagagaggactactaaacttgcctaaaggtgcgataatcctttggggttcctgcttcatgaaagagtctgggaGACGTCCtgcaagatacagaaaaaaagtgactaaactgtctttgaaatttcctgcttcatggaagagtctgctggatactatgggcctgaaggctgaagatagatgccccaacactacagaggaactttgggtgactgtccagacagtgagatgtctctgtcatttctagagtttggaagttgcttatttcttgtttacttaagtagTATTATATCCATATGGAGtttttgatggatttgaagaatatatagatagttatagttttccttagttatgataaaagataaagtagatataaatattgtaactgtaattcttgcttgataactgttttttttatatgtaattttgctatactgaaattaaagtcttcctttttgtttaaacagaaaagggggaaatgatgggggagagtcttctgttttgtgttaatttcattggtcaaataaagagactgccttggcctttgataagacaacagcttagataggtggagtagacagaagagaatgctgggaggaagaaggcagtgaggcagacgacATAGCAtgcctctccaagatggatgcaggttaagatctttgctggtaagccacctcctcgtggtgctacacagattactaatatgggttaaagcaagatgtgagaattagccaataagaggctaaaactaatgggccaggcagtgtttaaatgaatatggtttctgtgtaattatttcggggcataagctagccaggtggccaggagccaggcagcaggaatgcagcctgccacTCCTTTCTATATAAGACTAAGGGTAAGGTATGATCTCCATAAAGCTTTCAGTTTATATAGGCTATAGACAAGTTAATAATTCCATAGGCTGTAACAATAATATCAAGTATGTATTTTCACAGAGTCACAAGAAACTGGTGGATCTGGTAAGTAGGCACCTTATGTCTCAGAAGGGATGAGGCTGTGAAGTACCCTGCAGCTAGGAACACAGCATTGGGAGCTATACTAACCTGTGGGTTTGATTTACATTAGTGTCTATCTGGTTGAGTTAAAAGGAATGTCTTCTGAAGACCATGCTTTTGACTCCAGCATGGTGCCCAGATGAGAATTTTTCTCTCTTAAGCTAGTTTTAGCTACCCAAATATTTTTCCTGTATAAGCAGTTAATTTCCAAGGCTATGATCTTATGTTAGTTGAAACCAAGGTAAATGGTAAATACAGAATTCTAGTAGCCTGTTAAATGAGAGCAGAAGACCAGTAAATTACAACTTTTTGAGTCTGCTATTAGAGGAAACATATTACCTCCTTATAAGGCTCCTTTATTAACAATAACTACTGTCAATAAAGTTTGTTGGAacctatttttatgtatattttggcTATGAGAACACAGGACTTGACACACATATACCAGCTTTGAATGTGTTCAGTAATATACagcattatattttcattttgtttacaaATTATCAGATTATATTTGCTGCATAAAACCATAGGTTTCATAGCAGTTATATTCAGTTATCTCATCTACTCTGATCATACTCAACTCAATTACCCTctctcatgtatttatttttcttcatattagtTCCATTTCTCCTTCTAACTATTCTATATCcacataatatatgtatatgttaatCTTACTAACTCTTAATAGTAGCATGTTAATTGACTGAGCAATAGCAAGCCACGTTGTGAACCATATACATTCATGTTTGAACTCCAATATATTTCTTATCTTGTACATTGATGGGAGAGCTCTAAAATTTAGTAGATAAACTTAACCTTTTgaagataaatatatgtatgtgacaTTATCAAAGCTGAAATGAGAATTATGTCAGATCACAGGCCTGGGATAAGAATATGACTTTGTCACTGACTTTCCAAATAGGACTCCATTTTTCTATAAATTAACACCAACAACTGACAAGTTGAATcttataaatctaaaaagaattcTTCACAGCAAATGAAACAATCAGTCAAGTGCAAAGAAAGcccagaaagtaaaagaaaactttGTTAACAATACATATGACAGAGGATTAATAAACagaatatacaaatattttcaaaataacaatcaagaaaacaaagtattACCCAATCCAAAAGTTTAGAggcttagaaaaaaatgtaatacatttaaaTTCATCCTGTGAATGATATACATAGACTGAATTAGGGTTTGAGGAATAGAAATCAAAATCTAGTAGACTGTGATATGAGGCTTCCCCAGAAAAGTAAGTCTAAAcccatatataaatacacatatgtgtatgtatatagatgtatacacagacac of the Chionomys nivalis chromosome 8, mChiNiv1.1, whole genome shotgun sequence genome contains:
- the LOC130879538 gene encoding olfactory receptor 491, whose translation is MKPGNYTKVTEFILLGLTDDPILCVVFFVLFLVIYIVTLVGNISIINLVRNCPQLHTPMYLFLSHLAFVDIGYSTSVTPIMLIGFIVHGTALPVHGCEAQLCSVVTFGTAECFLLAAMAYDRYVAICSPLLYSTHMSPQICFLLVGASYVGGCVNAWTFTGCLLSISFCGANQIDHFFCDFSPLLKLSCSDVSIIGIIPSISAGSIIVVTVFVIAVSYIYILITILKMRSTEGRHKAFSTCTSHLTAVTLYYGTITFIYVMPKSSYSTKQNRVVSLFYTVVIPMLNPLIYSLRNRDVKEALRKATLRIYS